AATCGGGATTTCCAATGTAATCGTATCGGTCATAACTGTTGTAAATGTAGTATCCGTAAGCTTCTGAAACAGAAGGTGCTCTATGACCATATCCCGCACCTAGTGCAAAAGTAAAAGCATCTAACGTGACTTCATAGCTCGCATGTAAACTAGGCAAAACTCTTGTTTTTTCTTGATCAGCTCCTGGATGGAAAATCCAGTTGAATTCAACGTACTTGGATTTGTTGTAATTCACACCTAACCCCCCACCAACATGCAATTGGCTAATGGGTGAAAAGGTGATTGTATTATTTAACGATATCCCTCCATAAGTAGTTGTTACCCAAGGCCAAGTATAAGCAAACATGCTTTGTTTGGCGCGATCTTGTGGGTACATGCGCATCTCTGCAATCGAAAGGTTATTGTACACATTCAGCTGTAATTCAGAAGCGTAGATTCCTTTTTTAAAATCTGCTTTCGATACCAACCCATACGTAGTACTCCAACCGGGCATATCCATGTGAACTAAATTCTCCGGGCGGGTGGTATCATCCATATAATGTTCAATTGCATTGAAATACGCTTTAGAATCCCAAGCCTTAATAAATCGATCCTCAAATAACTGCTTGTAACTTATGGACGTAATAATGGCACGTGACAGCCATAAATCCATCGGCAAGGCTGGAAACCCAACATCTTTAGCCACATCAAAAATGGCATCCACTCGTACAGAAGATAATTCACTGGTTTTATGTGCAATACCTAAGGAAGTATTGAATTTTTTATACTGAGAGTGATTGACTTCTTGGTTCTTTCCATCCTCGTAATTTTGAGCGGTACGGTAAGCGATACTGGCATCAGTTGCCCATTTCTTGGTTGAGAAGGAAATATTCCCTAGATTGTAAAATTGCTTGTTGTTGAATTCAAATCCACTTTGATACCCTCCTGTCCATTGATTATAGGGACTAAAACCAGTGCTTTTTCTTTTTAAGTCAATACTCCCCGCAATAGTTGAACCGTGCATCCCTCCTTCTTGTCCGGATTGTATATCAACAGCGGCTAAGTTGTTACTTTCTACATAAGACGTAATCGGATCCATCTTATCTGTACAAGCCCCAAAAATATGCATCCCATCAATCGTAAGCGTTGATCGTTCCGTGCTCATATTATTCAATAATGGCTCCCATGCATAGGCTCCGCGTTTAATAAAGCTAATCTGTTCCGAAGAAGCTAAATACTCATCCACAGAAACCGCCATTTTTAAATCCGTTTTAATTTTGGCTTTGGCTTGAGTCACTACCGCAATTTCATCTAGTACAGTAATACTATCTTGTTCGACACCTGGGTGTTGAGCGAAAGCTCCTATTGATCCGAAGAACAATAAAAATGATAAACTACGCATAACCTAAAAAAGTATATCAAGATGTAATTCACTCTTCACTCCTTCTATACCAGGAGTAAAATCTAAAGGTACTTTGGTTCCTTTTACTATACGTCCTTGGTTGTTTTGGAGAATAAAATTCAACGTCCAATTCCCTGTCATGGTGTAATTAACCACCCCATGATAGAAACCATCTTCTTGTTGGATTAAGTCTTTATTGTTGGGAGATGAATGATTTCCCATCGAAGGTTCTGGCATTCTTGGATCTAAATACAACAAATAATTATCAGCAATTTGATACGTCTCATGTAAGGTTGTAGCGGATTTATTCTTTTTAAAAATACTTGCTACCAATGCATTTTCAGCCACTTTAGGTTGAATGGGTGCAACAAGTGCAATAAGATACTCTTCTTGATCTTCTCCTGTAAAAGAAGTCA
The window above is part of the Myroides odoratus DSM 2801 genome. Proteins encoded here:
- a CDS encoding TonB-dependent receptor plug domain-containing protein, with the translated sequence MRSLSFLLFFGSIGAFAQHPGVEQDSITVLDEIAVVTQAKAKIKTDLKMAVSVDEYLASSEQISFIKRGAYAWEPLLNNMSTERSTLTIDGMHIFGACTDKMDPITSYVESNNLAAVDIQSGQEGGMHGSTIAGSIDLKRKSTGFSPYNQWTGGYQSGFEFNNKQFYNLGNISFSTKKWATDASIAYRTAQNYEDGKNQEVNHSQYKKFNTSLGIAHKTSELSSVRVDAIFDVAKDVGFPALPMDLWLSRAIITSISYKQLFEDRFIKAWDSKAYFNAIEHYMDDTTRPENLVHMDMPGWSTTYGLVSKADFKKGIYASELQLNVYNNLSIAEMRMYPQDRAKQSMFAYTWPWVTTTYGGISLNNTITFSPISQLHVGGGLGVNYNKSKYVEFNWIFHPGADQEKTRVLPSLHASYEVTLDAFTFALGAGYGHRAPSVSEAYGYYIYNSYDRYDYIGNPDLKNEVSHELNASVGYKGKRFGLQAKANYFYIKDYIIGRILSLGSPMNYQSVGVKGYTSLDYATLFNFSLTGSYNLTDHLHWKGTLTYAKGQDDDKGNLPFIRPLSYQTTLHYSYGDFGMQTSVHGDAKQRDYSPEYGESQTPSYAIWNASVDYSFYVKDVKAVFQIGAENLLNEYYSTYADWGNIPRMGRNIFTSLKLNF